CTAAAGAATCCTTGGAATTAAAAACCACTTTTTAGACATGCCAACACGAATAGTTGGCATGTCCATTACATAATACTTTTTCGCATTAACATGCCAAGTATTTTTCTTGGCATGTTTTAATCGAAGTTGTAATCAAGCTCGTGAGATATTAAGATCTCGCTTTCGCGAAAGCGTAAACATCATGATCTTATTACCACCGCAATAGGTTTCACCTCATAAAAACACGATTTACAGTCGCGATGACTACTTTTGTTGACTTATATAAAGCGATACCATGAGTCAAGAGAGCAAACGTAGAGAAGCACTGGTTTATCACGCAAAACCGCAGCCGGGTAAGATTAAAATCGTTCCCACAAAAAAATACAGCAGTCAGCGTGACCTTTCTCTTGCCTACTCACCAGGTGTTGCAGAACCTTGCATCGAGATTGCAAAGGATAAGGCAAACGTTTATAAATACACGACTAAAGGAAATCTTGTCGCCGTCATATCAAATGGTACTGCAGTTTTAGGTTTAGGAGATATAGGTCCCGAGGCTTCAAAACCTGTAATGGAAGGAAAGGGTTTGCTTTTCAAAATTTTTGCCGACCTGGATTGTTTTGATATTGAAGTAGATACTAAAAATATTGAAGAATTCATTAGTACCGTAAAGAACATCGCTCCCACTTTTGGCGGGATCAATCTGGAAGACATTAAAGCTCCCGAAGCCTTTGAAATAGAACGCAGGCTAAAAGAAGAGCTGGATATTCCTGTAATGCACGACGACCAGCACGGAACCGCTATAATTTCAAGTGCTGCACTATTGAATGCCTTAGAGTTGGCAGAAAAGAATATTGAGGACGTTAAAATTATCGTTTCTGGAGCGGGAAGTGCGGCAATCTCTTGTACAAATTTGTATGTGAAATTAGGTGCTCGTCCAGAAAATATAATGATGTTTGACATCGATGGACTGATTACTAAGGATCGCACTAATCTTGTTCCGGAGCAAATGCTTTTTGCTAGAGACATGGATAAAATTTCTCTAAGAGAAGCCCTAGTAGATGCTGATGTTTTTCTAGGACTCTCCGTTGGGAACATAGTCGATGCAGAAATGCTCAAGTCCATGGCTCCTGATCCTATCGTTTTTGCGATGGCTAACCCTACACCAGAAGTCGATTATGATCTTGCGATCGCGACTAGATCTGACCTTATTATGGCAACGGGTCGTAGCGACCATCCTAATCAGGTGAATAATGTACTTGGGTTCCCATTTATTTTTAGAGGAGCGCTAGACGTGCGTGCTACAAAGATCAATGAAGAAATGAAAATGGCCGCTACCAAGGCTATCGCACAGCTTGCTAAAGAACCTGTTCCCGAGCAAGTAAATATTGCATACGGTGAGCTGAAACTTAACTTCGGTAGGGATTATATCATTCCTAAACCTTTTGATCCGCGACTTATTGCTACCATACCACCAGCCGTAGCAAAGGCTGCCATGGAAAGTGGCGTTGCTCGAGAACCCATATTAGACTGGGCACGGTACGAGGAACAATTGCTTTCCAGAATGGGATCAGATAATAAATTGGTTAGATTGATTCTCAATCGCGCCAAGACCGATCCTAAACGCATCGTATTTGCAGAAGCTGATAATCTGGACGTGCTCAAAGCTGCTCAGATCGTACTTGAAGAAGGTATAGGAACACCTATACTTTTAGGGAGAAAAGAGATTATTGAGGAGCTTAAGAAAGAGCTGGAATTTGACCAGCCCTGTTTGATTATCGACCCCAAGTCTGACGAAGAGAGCGAGCGTAAAGAACGTTATGCAACTGAGTTCTGGAAACTGCGTCGTCGCAAGGGAGTAACTCAATTTGACGCCAGCCGAATTTTAAGACAGCGCAATTATTTTGCTGCGATGATGGTTAAAGTAGGAGATGCAGACGCGTTGATTACCGGTGTGGCACAATCGTATCCAAAATCTGTACGTCCTATGATGGAAATCATCGGGAAGTCTCCGGGAGTCGATAAGATCGCTACTACTAACCTAATGATCACCGCAAAAGGTCCTTTGTTCATTTCAGATACCTCGATCAACATAGAACCAGATGCCCTAGAACTTGCCAAAATTGCTCAAATGACTAGCCGCACGGCTGCTTTATTTGGAATTAAGCCGGTAATGGCGATGGTTTCTTATGCAAACTTTGGATCTTCCAAACACGAGCACGCGACAAAGGTGACTGATGCCGTTAAATATCTACACCAGTACTATCCATCTCTTGATGTGGACGGTGAGATTCAAGCCGATTTTGCTTTGAATCCTGAGTTGCTGGAGAAGAAATTCCCGTTTTCTAAATTGGCCGGTAAGAAAGTAAACACCTTGATTTACCCTAATCTTGAGAGTGCAAACAGTACTTACAAGCTACTCAAAGAGCTCAACGATAATGATTCTATAGGGCCTATCATGATGGGAATGCAAAAACCCGTTCACATTTTACAATTGGGAGCTAGCGTGGACGAGATCGTAAATATGAGTGCCGTGGCGGTCATTGATGCCCAGCAA
This genomic interval from Nonlabens spongiae contains the following:
- a CDS encoding NADP-dependent malic enzyme, producing MSQESKRREALVYHAKPQPGKIKIVPTKKYSSQRDLSLAYSPGVAEPCIEIAKDKANVYKYTTKGNLVAVISNGTAVLGLGDIGPEASKPVMEGKGLLFKIFADLDCFDIEVDTKNIEEFISTVKNIAPTFGGINLEDIKAPEAFEIERRLKEELDIPVMHDDQHGTAIISSAALLNALELAEKNIEDVKIIVSGAGSAAISCTNLYVKLGARPENIMMFDIDGLITKDRTNLVPEQMLFARDMDKISLREALVDADVFLGLSVGNIVDAEMLKSMAPDPIVFAMANPTPEVDYDLAIATRSDLIMATGRSDHPNQVNNVLGFPFIFRGALDVRATKINEEMKMAATKAIAQLAKEPVPEQVNIAYGELKLNFGRDYIIPKPFDPRLIATIPPAVAKAAMESGVAREPILDWARYEEQLLSRMGSDNKLVRLILNRAKTDPKRIVFAEADNLDVLKAAQIVLEEGIGTPILLGRKEIIEELKKELEFDQPCLIIDPKSDEESERKERYATEFWKLRRRKGVTQFDASRILRQRNYFAAMMVKVGDADALITGVAQSYPKSVRPMMEIIGKSPGVDKIATTNLMITAKGPLFISDTSINIEPDALELAKIAQMTSRTAALFGIKPVMAMVSYANFGSSKHEHATKVTDAVKYLHQYYPSLDVDGEIQADFALNPELLEKKFPFSKLAGKKVNTLIYPNLESANSTYKLLKELNDNDSIGPIMMGMQKPVHILQLGASVDEIVNMSAVAVIDAQQKEKHYKEKGATI